The window GATATTAACATGACATACAAATATAGTATAATAGATAATGACGTGATATgataatataatcatataatattttcaacttttatgttattttagaaaaaatttttaaatattatttgatccctaaaatgaaataaaaaaaatcaaatagttatttcataaaaataaaataaaataattattgcaaaatttgattaattagaatgaaatacatttaaaaatattttaatatatttaactagtttaaaaacatagtattagaataaacataaaagattgatttatcttttgataaaaataatcaatgaTAATTATTACAAAGTTTGATTAACTAGAACGaaatacattaaaaatattattaatatatctaattaatttaaaaataatattattagaataaacataaaagattgatttatcttttgataaaaataatcaatgaTTAAATCAAACTAAGGATGGGCTTTTATTCGGAATAGGCCCCACATTGAATGGCTCAATCTTTGTAACCAAACGTGCTGCAAAAATAGTAGGAACAGGAGTAgcagtaaaaattaaaaaaaaaaaaaagaaaggaaaaaggtgtTAGAGTATTTATTTAGTATATTACTCCATTTTTGTGGCTCTGGTAGCCGTCTGATATTGAAAAGAGGAAATGAAGAAATGAATCAGAGGAATTACAGGCGTCGAGTGGTGGTGTGGTGTCGGGCCATTGGCTTTTCGATGATTGGTTAAAGTATATTAGAATCAGAGAAAATGGAGCTGCAAATGAAGGTGGCGCAGGCGGTCCATGTTCTCTATCACGACACAGAATCTTGCAACCGCGTCGCAGCCAATCAGTGGCTGGTTCAGTTCCAGCAGACCGAGGCAGCTTGGGAGGTCGCCACCTCCATCCTTACCTCCGATCATCAGCCTTTCCTCTCCGATTTCGAAGTCGAGTTCTTCGCCGCTCAGATTCTCAAACGGAAGGTATATGCTCAGGTTTTCGCAAATTTCGGACGCTCTCACTGTAGTTGATACACTCTCTGACTCATCTTTGCTCGAAATGTTCAAGTTGCTTATTACTGGTCTACTGTTTGAACTTTGAGGAATCAAATAAAAACCTGCTTCTTGTGTTTTGGTGCAGATCCAGAACGAAGGCTGTTACTTGCAGTTAGGAGTTAAAGATGCTCTGCTTAATGCCCTTCTTCTGGCTGCCAAAAGATTCAGTTCTGGCCCTCCGCAGGTGCtgcttattctttttttaaccTATAGGGCTTTTTCTGTAATGAACTAAAGGCGTAGGATTTATGCTGTTGCTGATGCTGCCACTGCtaagctttctttttctcttgataACAGCTTTTAACCCAAATTTGCCTTGCACTCTCTGCCCTTATACTTCGTTCTGTTGAGCATGGAAAACCTATTGAGCAGCTTTTTTATAGTCTACAAAATCTGCGGACCCAGAATGATGGGAATGCTGCTGTTCTTGAGATGCTCACTGTTCTACCAGAAGAAGTTATTGACACCCAAACTACTGATTCTAAAATAAGTGCATCCCACCGAAGCCAGTATGGCCAAGAGGTTTACTATGTTCCTTTTTTGGTTCCCTTGCCGCCTCCTCTAATTCTATTTGTGTTTTGTTTTACTAAGCTGATTTTTTACTGCACATTTATCATCGTTATTATTTTCGTATAAAGCAGCTTCTTTCACATACTCCTGTGGTCATTGAATTCCTGCTCCAGCAATCTGAAAATAAGTTTGAAGGTGGCATTCAACTAAATGAAAGGAACAAAAAGATTCTCCGTTGCTTACTCAGTTGGGTAAGATAGTTTCTGGAAATCATGCCATAGCCCTCCTATCACATTTGCGTTTTTAATTGCATGTGTTAATTCCTTTTTAGTGCATCATTGTTGCTGCATCTGCCAGACTTTTGCATGTTATCTACAAAAATCTATTCTTTTATACACACACATACatacaaaaagaagaaattgttAGATGAAGTCTCTGTTTTTATGGCATCCATTTCACCATtactctcttttctttttccgtTTAGGTTCGAGCCGGGTGCTTCTCAGAGATTCCCCAAGGTTCATTGCCAACACATCCGCTACTTAATTTTGTATTCAACTCACTGCAGGTAACCTTTTACTATCAGTGTCATGACTTTTGAGTCAAGTATTTATTGTGCACATGCCTTATAATTCTTCCGCTGGCCATAGGTATCCTCTTCATTTGACCTGGCTGTTGAAGTTCTTGTTGAACTAGTGAGTCATCATGAGGTATGTTATGCCATGCAGTTTGATGGGACTGAGTATATTTCATTACCTTATTTTTTTCCTGTGCTACTGTCCTCTACTTTTGGATTTTGTTATATGATTTACTTGTCTGTAAAACCTTATTGTTTagtttgtttatatatatttatgaagtTAAAGTTGTGCTTGCTTTCATAGGGGCTGCCTCAGGTTTTGCTATGCAGAGTACATTTTCTTAAAGAGATGCTTCTTCTACCAGCTCTTACTGGTGGAGATAAGAAGGTGATTGCTGGCCTCGCATGTTTGATGTCCGAAATTGGGCAGGCTGTAAGTATTTTGTATGGTCTCATGGTCCCTTTTAAGTATACATCCagtaatattattattattatttagaaaCATTTTCCTGCATATTTGGACACTTTTGTGTTGGGCATTGCTGTTGGTGATGTTAGACTAAAGCTGGCATATCTTCCACTCACTTCCTTATTATCCTCTTCCACTTTTATGCACACTAGGCACCGTCTTTGATTGTAGAGGCAAGTGCTGAGGCACTTATGCTGGCGGATGCTCTTTTGAGGTGATGTATTGATCTATAAACCTTTGATTCACCAATCATATTTGCATTCTGATATTTCTGTGAAGCTGATGCCCATATTTTTCTGATATATATCCTTTACATTGCTGTTGTAACTCAAGTGTGGAAAAAAGAGCTGAGAGCCATTTGCTTCTGGCTAGTTTTTATGTTGTAACTAATTTGGAAACTGggtattaaaaatttataaacatgTCATGGATCCTGCATAAGTATAATGGGAATAGTCATATGCCAAAGGGATCACAATTTGAAGGTCCCATGCTAGGATGAATTCTCCTCAATAGTTTGCTGGCTCTTTGTCTTTATTCTGGTGCCTTGTGTTTTTAGGTCATATTTCATCCTGGCATGCTTTTAATTCCAGATTTTATATAACCTGTCATTTATGCTGTCAGCTGTGTGGCATTTCCATGTGAAGACTGGGAAATTGCAGACTCAACTTTGCAATTTTGGTACTTCTCAAAACTCTTCCACTGAAAAACAGCTTATTTTGCAGTATACTATGTTCTTccttttgttgaattttttttttctttggaagCTCAatacattttctttctttctcaggTCTAGTCTTGCAAGCTATATACTTGGTCTTGATGTTGATGGTACAAGCAAAAAAAATGTCGAAGGCATGTTTTTTTCTGTATTCTCAGCATTACTTGATGCTCTTTTACTGCGTGCTCAGGTTATTTCCTAGCCCTTTTCCtgccctctttttctttcctctctctatgaaaaaagaaaagcttcaTAGGTGTAACTATGATGTGTAATTATGATGTTTGCACTGTcctatttattcatttttgggGAAATGAGATTTTGCATTTTACCCAAGAAAAGAactgaaaaaacaaaaaataatggCAGAAAGCAAGGCGCAAACTTGCAAGCAATCGGAGCCAAACTTGTAGATGTCTCAACTAGTTTGactaaattatattttcagtTTTTCCAGTTAATTGTATTAAGGTCATGCATCTTAATTAAGACAGCAGATTTTTTGTTTGAAGCCAGAGGGGGGAAGGGGTGGAAGGAACTGAATcacatgaaattgaatgatagGTTCTGTCATGTAGGGTGTCTAGTCTTGGGTCTGAGATGAGTACTGCAAGGGGGAAGGAGGGAGCGAGGGAGGGAAGGTTTGGTTGCATTTTGTCAGAATGAAATTAGCTGTTGTCTCATAGCTATCGCCGCAATATCagtgtctttttttttttttctcttatttagACTTTGCTTGAATTGTTGCATTCTGTTTGAATGCTGAATTTTCCTTTAGTTTGCAGTGAGTGCCAAGTGGACACCTTTAGGGGTTGTTTGGATGAATGCTTTTGGTAATCTCAGTAGAAACTTCAGAAGGTTCTATGAATTCTGCCACTGTTGCTGCCAAATGATTTAAACGTCCTTTTAAGATTTGGATCTTCCTGAAAATGAAAGCCTTTGTAGAAGGAGTCTATCCTAACACATTTTCAGGGAATATTTTGGTCTATCAACTTTTCACTTACTTGAATATTTCATGCTTTCTATTAGTAATTACATTCTGATAGGTGAAAAAATGGGACCCAAATGGATTAACTGCTAAATCTATCACACATCTTAGGGGAGTAATTGGATTGATGGCCTCTAATTTGTTCATTTACGATGAATTTTTAACGACTCAGTAACCAACATGAATGCTTACTTTAGTGGTTGTTGCGGAGGCTGAAACATTGCTTCAATTTAATGTATCCTTACTTTGAATATCATTTCTTagcattttttgttttgtgtgACACATGCTTGTGCATGTCTGGTTATGCTATTCATATTTGAGAATTGATGCTAATATGTTGAAATCGTCTTTCATAGGTGGATGAATCTACATTGAATGACGAGAGTGGAACTTTTGACTTGCCTGATGGTCTTCTCCAATTCAGGATGAATCTTGTTGAACTTTTGGTAGATATATGTCAGCTGCTACGACCTGCTACATTTGTGCAAAGGGTGCTGATTCGGTCGTATAATTTAAGTCTATATGGTTCAACTAGTTTAAAAGTTGTTCTGGTTGATGATATATCTTGGATAAAGCTGAAGCCTGTATTCTGttggttgaattttttttatgcctGTTCAagtatttgttttattttttggtccAAGTTTAATATGCTATCATAATCACTGTAGTTTAAGAATCAGCATGGATCTACCTTTGTTTCCCTTTTGCTATGACATATTTGGATAACTCTGCCTCTGTTAATGTTGCCTGCTTATTGATGTACGAGGACTCTTCAATTAGCATATATAATATAACTGATAGTTCTAACAATGTTGTCCTTTGTCTTCTCCTCTTTTGCAGTTACCTTTTTGTCCATAATTTCTAACATGATAAAGTATGGTGTTGTTTTAATCTTATATCATTTTATTCGTTTTCCAATTTTGCAGCTTTTTTTTGGTGGTTGGTTTTCCACAAATATGGCAATACCTTGGAAAGAGGTTGAAACCAAATTGTTTGCTCTAAATGTGGTAAGCACAGCATACACCTTTGTCCCAGTCTTTGTCTCTTTCTCTGTACTCTTGGTGCATTTGTATTCGTCATTTCCAACTTCCTCCAATGAAAAAGGAGGATGTATATATTTAATCTCTGTGCATGTGCAAATCTAATGTGTATCTATGTACATATTTTGCATTTAATCAAGTTGAGtaagttcttttttcttaCACCTGTGTCATGCTCGTTAGTACTTGCTGTTCTAATGTTCGAATTTCTCGAGCTTTTTCCAAGAAGCTCTAAATGTGTGGTCAACATAATGTTATATTCTTGTGGAAATCCTCATAAGAGGTTTTATGATATGTTTCACAAGAGATGTGACTGGATGAATCCATCTTGATTATATAGAAGTTTATTTTTCCTCATATTTTCTTGGAACTTTAATAATGTAGGAGTCCTGCAATTGCAGGTTTCTGAAGTAGTCCTTAAAGAGGGCCAGGCCTTTGATTTCTCGGTGGTTATGCAGCTGGTTACAATCTTATCTTCCAGGCCTTCTGCTGAGCTCAAGGGATTCATGTGCATTGTATGTCAGTTATGcctttcaaaatatttatgcACTACTTTTTGTTAATTTGCAATGAATATTATTTCTCAATGGTGGgtttgttgaaaaaaaaggTGTTTCCTCAGgaggatttttctttttaactagGTTTACAGATCAGTTGCAGATGTTATTGGTTCCTATTCCAAGTGGATATCTGCCCTGCAAACTAATTCTAGACCCTCACTGTAAGGATGGCCATTTTCTATTGTTTACCAGTGAGGTGCTTACTTTGTATTAAATGTATTGTAGGAATCTTGCATGTATTTACATAGATCATTTTGTCTTTTGTCATCTTTTGTGGAAACTTTTTGTGAAGAGGAACGAAAAAGTACAATCTGTTGTGCAATCATCAATCTATCTAGGATGCACCATATCATGGTTTTGCTAATTTGCTACTTTCAGATTATTTCTTGCTGCTGGGATTTCAGAACCTCTGTCCTCAAATGCTTGTGTGTCTGCCCTCCGTAAATTTTGTGAAGATGTTTCTGCTGTGATTTATGAGCCGTCAAATTTGGATATCTTGATGTGGATAGGAGAGGTAATTATTTCTTCATATTCTTTTATAtggtaaaaaatgaaaaataattaatgctTCATCTAATTGTGGTCAAGTTTTCTGGATTTATTTGACATACATCCAAGCCAAGTAAACAATGTTTGTTTGCCACTGGCATAAGGATAATGCCAACATAATTTGATACATAGAACTGATGATCTAACACGTTATGAACTTTTGGTAGCCAACAATTTTCCTGATCactcttgtttctttttttcccctttttgttgctttctttttcctctttctacATCTTCAGCTGCTTAAACATTTGTCATTAAAGCTAGATTGTTGCTATTTGTTATTATCGTGTTTTCTAACTTCTTTATCATTTCTTCTCACAGGCTTTGGAGAAGGGGTGTCTTCCtttggaagatgaagaagaagttgtTAGTGCAATCAGTCTGGTCCTTGGCTCTGTTTCTAACAAGGAGCTACAGAACAACTTATTGGCTAGATTGCTATCGTCTAGCTATGAAGCTATTGGGAAACTTGTCAGTTACTTTTTATGCTACTTGCTCTATTGTTATGGTTCTGCGGTTATTTTCCTATTCACTCCTGAGGCTAGTATTTGTATTATCTGGGTTATGCAAAATTTTTCCATAATTCACTGTAGCAAATAGTTTgctttaaaatgtttaatgtAATTGATTTGCGAAAACAGTTTTAAAGGAGCTAACTAAAAAAttcttgatttcttttaaTGGATGTTGCTTTTTCTGACTACAATCGTAGCAATTATCATGAGGCATTGCAATTTGGATGGTGTGAGTTCGTTAACTTTGCATCATCTACAGATGGAGTGAAGAGAGGCAGAAACTGTTGGGTCTTTATGGCATGTTTTAGACTCTAGCTGAAATGGGTGTAAATAAAACTGGTCGGATATGCTAACTGCAGATGGTGAGATATGTCCAATCTAGCACATTTTACTCATATGTAGCTTAGAAAGGAACTAGTAGCTGGATGGACATTAAAGACAATCCTTCCTTCAGGTTTGTACTTGCTGCATCCAGAGCTGGGTCATATTTCTGAATTGAGTTGAGACTCTGTAGTATACAGGCCATCTTTCCCTCATAGGTCATCCATGGCTGCTGTTCCAATAACAGGCAAACAGAAGCTCTATTTGAAgtaattttggatttttagaAATCTTCATTTATGCTTCTTTGCTGTTTCAGATTTTTTAAAAGTCATTGGTCTTTGGTGCTTGGTGAA is drawn from Theobroma cacao cultivar B97-61/B2 chromosome 4, Criollo_cocoa_genome_V2, whole genome shotgun sequence and contains these coding sequences:
- the LOC18601186 gene encoding transportin-3 isoform X3 translates to MELQMKVAQAVHVLYHDTESCNRVAANQWLVQFQQTEAAWEVATSILTSDHQPFLSDFEVEFFAAQILKRKIQNEGCYLQLGVKDALLNALLLAAKRFSSGPPQLLTQICLALSALILRSVEHGKPIEQLFYSLQNLRTQNDGNAAVLEMLTVLPEEVIDTQTTDSKISASHRSQYGQELLSHTPVVIEFLLQQSENKFEGGIQLNERNKKILRCLLSWVRAGCFSEIPQGSLPTHPLLNFVFNSLQVSSSFDLAVEVLVELVSHHEGLPQVLLCRVHFLKEMLLLPALTGGDKKVIAGLACLMSEIGQAAPSLIVEASAEALMLADALLSCVAFPCEDWEIADSTLQFWSSLASYILGLDVDGTSKKNVEGMFFSVFSALLDALLLRAQVDESTLNDESGTFDLPDGLLQFRMNLVELLVDICQLLRPATFVQRLFFGGWFSTNMAIPWKEVETKLFALNVVSEVVLKEGQAFDFSVVMQLVTILSSRPSAELKGFMCIVYRSVADVIGSYSKWISALQTNSRPSLLFLAAGISEPLSSNACVSALRKFCEDVSAVIYEPSNLDILMWIGEALEKGCLPLEDEEEVVSAISLVLGSVSNKELQNNLLARLLSSSYEAIGKLIEDNNKHSLRQNPAAYTEILSFATRGLHRIGIVFSHLAMPFLCEPSTDNSILSVLRVFWPMLEKLFRSEHMENSSLAAAACRALSLAIQSSGQHFELLLPKILDCLSTNFLSFQSHECYIRTASVVIEEFGHKEEYGPLFMSTFERFTQASSVMALNSSYVCDQEPDLVEAYTNFASTYVRGSRKEVLAASGPLLEISFQKAAICCTAMHRGAALAAMSYLSCFLEIGLASLLESMTFSPEGSFGATAIHVISHSGEGLVSNIVYALLGVSAMSRVHKCATILQQLAAICCLSERTTWKAILCWDFLHSWLQAAALPVEYLKLGEAETLVPVWLKALAGAAADYLESKSSNGGKSDYGHMQGKGGRVLKRVIREFADGHRNIPNLT
- the LOC18601186 gene encoding transportin-3 isoform X1, with amino-acid sequence MELQMKVAQAVHVLYHDTESCNRVAANQWLVQFQQTEAAWEVATSILTSDHQPFLSDFEVEFFAAQILKRKIQNEGCYLQLGVKDALLNALLLAAKRFSSGPPQLLTQICLALSALILRSVEHGKPIEQLFYSLQNLRTQNDGNAAVLEMLTVLPEEVIDTQTTDSKISASHRSQYGQELLSHTPVVIEFLLQQSENKFEGGIQLNERNKKILRCLLSWVRAGCFSEIPQGSLPTHPLLNFVFNSLQVSSSFDLAVEVLVELVSHHEGLPQVLLCRVHFLKEMLLLPALTGGDKKVIAGLACLMSEIGQAAPSLIVEASAEALMLADALLSCVAFPCEDWEIADSTLQFWSSLASYILGLDVDGTSKKNVEGMFFSVFSALLDALLLRAQVDESTLNDESGTFDLPDGLLQFRMNLVELLVDICQLLRPATFVQRLFFGGWFSTNMAIPWKEVETKLFALNVVSEVVLKEGQAFDFSVVMQLVTILSSRPSAELKGFMCIVYRSVADVIGSYSKWISALQTNSRPSLLFLAAGISEPLSSNACVSALRKFCEDVSAVIYEPSNLDILMWIGEALEKGCLPLEDEEEVVSAISLVLGSVSNKELQNNLLARLLSSSYEAIGKLIEDNNKHSLRQNPAAYTEILSFATRGLHRIGIVFSHLAMPFLCEPSTDNSILSVLRVFWPMLEKLFRSEHMENSSLAAAACRALSLAIQSSGQHFELLLPKILDCLSTNFLSFQSHECYIRTASVVIEEFGHKEEYGPLFMSTFERFTQASSVMALNSSYVCDQEPDLVEAYTNFASTYVRGSRKEVLAASGPLLEISFQKAAICCTAMHRGAALAAMSYLSCFLEIGLASLLESMTFSPEGSFGATAIHVISHSGEGLVSNIVYALLGVSAMSRVHKCATILQQLAAICCLSERTTWKAILCWDFLHSWLQAAFNQVQALPVEYLKLGEAETLVPVWLKALAGAAADYLESKSSNGGKSDYGHMQGKGGRVLKRVIREFADGHRNIPNLT
- the LOC18601186 gene encoding transportin-3 isoform X2; the protein is MELQMKVAQAVHVLYHDTESCNRVAANQWLVQFQQTEAAWEVATSILTSDHQPFLSDFEVEFFAAQILKRKIQNEGCYLQLGVKDALLNALLLAAKRFSSGPPQLLTQICLALSALILRSVEHGKPIEQLFYSLQNLRTQNDGNAAVLEMLTVLPEEVIDTQTTDSKISASHRSQYGQELLSHTPVVIEFLLQQSENKFEGGIQLNERNKKILRCLLSWVRAGCFSEIPQGSLPTHPLLNFVFNSLQVSSSFDLAVEVLVELVSHHEGLPQVLLCRVHFLKEMLLLPALTGGDKKVIAGLACLMSEIGQAAPSLIVEASAEALMLADALLSCVAFPCEDWEIADSTLQFWSSLASYILGLDVDGTSKKNVEGMFFSVFSALLDALLLRAQVDESTLNDESGTFDLPDGLLQFRMNLVELLVDICQLLRPATFVQRLFFGGWFSTNMAIPWKEVETKLFALNVVSEVVLKEGQAFDFSVVMQLVTILSSRPSAELKGFMCIVYRSVADVIGSYSKWISALQTNSRPSLLFLAAGISEPLSSNACVSALRKFCEDVSAVIYEPSNLDILMWIGEALEKGCLPLEDEEEVVSAISLVLGSVSNKELQNNLLARLLSSSYEAIGKLIEDNNKHSLRQNPAAYTEILSFATRGLHRIGIVFSHLAMPFLCEPSTDNSILSVLRVFWPMLEKLFRSEHMENSSLAAAACRALSLAIQSSGQHFELLLPKILDCLSTNFLSFQSHECYIRTASVVIEEFGHKEEYGPLFMSTFERFTQASSVMALNSSYVCDQEPDLVEAYTNFASTYVRGSRKEVLAASGPLLEISFQKAAICCTAMHRGAALAAMSYLSCFLEIGLASLLESMTFSPEGSFGATAIHVISHSGEGLVSNIVYALLGVSAMSRVHKCATILQQLAAICCLSERTTWKAILCWDFLHSWLQAAVQALPVEYLKLGEAETLVPVWLKALAGAAADYLESKSSNGGKSDYGHMQGKGGRVLKRVIREFADGHRNIPNLT